The Mycteria americana isolate JAX WOST 10 ecotype Jacksonville Zoo and Gardens chromosome 16, USCA_MyAme_1.0, whole genome shotgun sequence DNA segment TAGAAATGGAGAAtaaggattattttatttcttatattaaagaaaaaaatgcatgatgCTTTATaaacaagaaagaacagaaaaactatGCCCAGGGACCTTGACAAAGACCCTGATTCCCAGCTGGTGTTAGCTGGTGTTGTTCTGGAGCACCTGGTCAGATCCTTTGAGGTCAGTGGAGCTAAACTAATTTAAACCAGGCGAGAAACCAGCCCTCAATGAAACCCAGGAGATATTGAGTGCATTAGTCAGGCAGAGCTTGGCTATCCCTGCTGGGACAACCggggtccccgctgtccccaggccaACCCGGGGCAGCCTGCATAGTGGCGTCCCCTCCTGGATGTGCTCCTCAGGTTGGGTAACAGCATGTCGGGGATGTcctggcagggccggggcagcTGTCGAGGGTTATTCAGAGTCCTCACTGCCTCCTCTGACCTCAGGAGCTGCCTGCCCGCATTCACGGGGAGATTTATGgcactgttttcctctctctcccagctgtgtTCAAGTGGCCAAGGGACCGATCCGTCACGGGGCTGAGCACTCCCTGTTCCTGGAGCGATGGGAGTCAGACGGGCACAGCGTCTGTCCGCTTTCCATTGGATTAGGCCAGGATGTGATTCCCTAAGACGCTTCCTATGCAAAAGTTTTGCTGAAAGCCTGATTTCTCAGTTAATACGTGTTTCCTGTGCCTCATTCATAATGTTAGTACAGTGACCTGACAAAACCATCATCATTAATGATAATTGCTTtgccctttttcccaggctcctATGGGATGACCCTGCCCCTCTCCACTGTGCCAAGTGCTGAGCCAACGTTTGAGGTGACAATACATCAAATCCAGCCATTCAAATGGCCTTTACTTGTGCAACCCCACTGACCTGCGGCAGGGACACAAGTAAATCAGCTGAGTCGcatgtcccatgcaactgttccTTCAGCTGGGCTCATTAACCTGTCACCCCTTGAGCTCCACCATCCTGGCCATCACGCACTGACCATGATATCTGGGTGCCGAAAGCTGCGGTGGGACTTACTTGTCCCTGGAGATTATCCCTTTGGGTGGAGGAGGACATAGCAAAGCAGAAGCCTGCTCCGTCTGTCCGATGCAAGCCAGTGTCTGATTCTTCAGAGCCCCGTTCTGCTCCCCCGCAGCTGAAATGTGCCTCTGGGCAAGGGATTGTTGGTctgggaggggaaagaaacaagATAGTGTTATTCCTTCCTCCTTGGAAGGGAGTCCCACCTGGGGTGGGCCCACACTGGTGGGTCTCTCACTCAGCGTGCCCAAAGCGTGCAAGGAGGTGGCTCTGTGGCACCAGGAGAGGGGACAGAAGCTGCAGAGCACCATGGacccaccagctccctgcctctgGCCCGGTGGGGTAACGGGATAAAACAGCCCGAAAGGACCCTGTGGATGGCAGGGATTTATCCACGGCTACGTGGTGGCAATGCCATGGACCGGAGGGAAATTCCCTGCACATAGAGCAGCTGTTGGGCTGAGACCCCCACACTCATCACAGTGGCTCCTCCAGTGCCCAGGATACCCGCGCTCTTTGGGCCCCACGTACAGCTGGTTTCAAAGCTTATCTGTAGTCAGTTTTACAATATAAAGTGTCTTTGTTTAGTCAACAGAACCACTAATACATGTGATTTTGTTGTTAATAGAGCTGTAAGAATTTTAAGTACCTCTTGGGAATGTGTCatttttggttggcttttttagGCATCACAGGGTGCTGCGTTCGTCTTTGTAAACAAGtattgaataaaacattttgcgCACAGCCACACTTTGTACAAGTGTCATGCAGGTTTCTAAAGTTTCAGAGAGAATAAATCAACTGCAAACTGCTGCCTGGTGGTTGACTTCGCTCCTTATAAATAGCTAATTTGGACAACTTCTCTCCGCACGTCATATGAAATTCAAATACTGTGCATATCGTTAATGCGGTCACACAAATCAAAACTGCTAGAGCCTCTTTTATAAGCCTGGGTTGCCACAGAAATGCCACAGCTGAGGGCAGGTCAGCTCCAGGTTGCTCTCCCTTCCTTTTGGAGGCAATCCTCGGGAAACACCAGCAGGTCAATGTGCTCTGCTGCCTTGCCccaggggaggagcaggagccccGTGGCCTGCGGCAGTGCCTGCGTGGTGGCCCGGTTCACTGCTGGTCGTACTGGTTGGCAGCCATCATCACTCAGGGGAGAATTAGGCCCCAACTCAGCCATGAAAAACAACCCTGGTTTAATAAACCCAACGGAAGAACTTTACCAAAGTAAGGGTTGATTGCGCCCGGGTCTGTCGGCTTTGCAGCGCTCGGCGCTGGGCACAGGGCAGATGCACaaccttccctcctcccagagcACGGCGCTGCTGGTCCGGCCCTGCTGAACCCCGCGTGGGATGCAAGCTTACCCGGTCCTCCCAGGAGGCTCTTAGCACCGTGCAGGACCCATCCGAGCTAGTCCAGAACGCAGCCCAAAGGCTCTAAtcctggaaggtgctgagcaACTCTGACTTCTGCCACTGGTCTCCGGCTCTTGGCACGTGTTCAGCACGAGCAGGATCAGCCCCTTGCTGTAATAATCAGGGAACGAGGAGCTCAGCTTGACTGaatttcccccccgccccccaatgcAAAAATGCTGTACATTCCTTTATGCAGGTTTCCATAGAGTTGAACTTCTACTATTTTTTTGTTGTCGCTGTTAAAGGGGTCAGCAATGTACTGTACAATGGGATCTGGCTGTCAGGAAATGTGGAGGAATTCAGGGACACTTTTAACATCTTGCTGGTGGGGTTGGAGGGCAGCATTAAAACCAGCATCCTGGAAATCTCCccaccaaagagaagaaaaaagcccgGAGGAACCCCAGGAGAAGTTATGAAGACATACTGCTTTGTCGATCCTAAGTTTAAATAAGTTATTTCTTCCCTACTTCCTTTGTTAAAATATGATATTCTAGCTTTAATTGCTTCAATCCTATTACTTGTTCCTTTTAGCAAGTGATTGTGTAGCCCCTTGCCGTGGGGAAATCCCCTGACTGCGGGTCCGTGTTATTTAGACAAGTACTCTTTCAGAAGTAAATGCCATTCTTAGCATAGGGAAGTACTTTAGGTCTAAAGGGGTTAAGAAGGCCTCCCTGCATTCAGAAACATGCAGGGGTCCCACCGTGCCAGTTCCAGCCTTTTAAActctttccagcttttttttcttgcaacaaaTCTGTCTGACTGCCACCAGGACATAGGAAGCGTGTGCCTGTCAAAGAAATCAAGTTTACTTTTTCTGACTTGTTAACAGAGGCAGGGTATAAATAGAGCTAACTCTGCTCAGACTATTAGCATTTCTCTTAAAATAAGGGGGTAACTTCCTAGGACCTTTAATCCAATGAGGTCCAGACCAAACTGCACTATCAACAGAGGCAGCGAAGGAGCTTGCTGAAGTTTTTACAGAAGTCAGGTGCATTTGGGTTCCTCGAATATTTAAggcttaccaaaaaaaaaaagcaaccccaagCAAACAAGAACTACCTCCAGCTCGGTCACTGCCATTGCCCTGGAGAAGTTCTGAGATGTTGTTGGTGCTGTTCGCTCGGTGGATGTGGATCTTGCTGGGGAAGAGCAGTGTCCTCTTGCTTCTGGAGGTCTCTCTGAAAGGGAGAGCTCTACCTCCAATCCGGTATTCCCACGCTGGGATATGCCCCAATGACATGAACCCCAACCTGTGGGTAGACGCACAGAGCACTTGCAAGAGAGAGTGCGAAGCTGATCTGGTGAGTGATGCGCATTTTTATCTCTCTGCGTCGTGGGCGATGGGGTTCGTCGGTGGGTTTGTTTGCACCGCAGCCTGTTTCTGTTCCAGATAGAAAGGCGCCAGCACCGTGCAGGACGTGATGCAGACAGCGCACCTATTTAATTGCCCCGTGACCtatatgaaagagaaaagggTTGATGAGTTATCAGTTAGGTGGGGAGGTGTGTGGCAGCTGTCACTTATGCTGATGTGGGTACAGTGCTCGCTCTGTTTGatcattttccttgctttcttgtCAAAAGAAACGTCCGAATTTGATAATCCAGAACTCAGCATGCCTTGGGGCCAATCCCTAGTATTTTAGCCGTGTCACCATGCTCTTTGTTGGTGGTGGCCATCATCAATGCTTTATATTCCTGGGAGGAATTCTGTATGAAATGGTTTCATTTAACATGTAAATCATCAGCCTTTGCTGCACTTGAAACACAAAGCGTGCTTGGAGTGCAAAACAGGGGCATGGTTAAAATGACCAGGCAGATGTTCTCTGTGATGCTCCCAGCTCAAAATGTGCTTAGCTTACAACcctaaaattcatttttcaacCTGTCAGCACTGCCAGCTCAAGCTGGCATCTGAAAATACATGCTCGTCCTGCCTCTTACATCATGCAAAGCTCCTACAGCCCAAAGCAGGCTGACAGAAACATGTACCATGCTCAGAAAAGTCTTTGGGTTTATGTTCCTTAACAAGGTTGTTTCTGCAATGCTAAAAGGagcgtgtgtgtgtataaatagaGAAAAAGGCTGGCCATCAAGTAAACAAAGAGATTTGCTCAGAGGGATCCCATGTGTTATGAATGAAAGTGCTGTTTTTACTTTTGCCATTCCCAAATAAGCCCCCTTTATTTCAACTACCAGGTGCAGCAATGAATATTAAAACACTTGCAAagacccagcagcagcagcagaggacgttgttttaataatttactgGTCAAAAACTGAAAGCCAGAAGCCACTggctaaaaatatttgcttttgcctTGTGGCAGCACAGAGTCCTGGGAGCTCGCATGGAGTGAGTGGTCTGCAAGCAGCCAAGGACTCGGCCACCGACTTTGCTAAAGCCACGCTCCTGAACCTCAGCTGAAAACGTTACCCGTTCTGGTTTCTAACTTTGCTTCTGAAACCTAGTAATGTGCAGCTGGAAATGGGGAAAGAGTTATGTTATTAGGTCATCTTTTTCCCAATAAGGAAAGGATACTGGACTCAGGGGAAGCTATTTAGTTTGGTagcttaaaaaacattttgttctcaCTTACAGAGAAAGCCGTTGGATTTCAGGGGGGTTGTAGAGGTTTAACACATGGTGGAAGTGTGCCCCGTTGTGTACATGGTAGCAGCGGTCATGGTCCCTGAAAGTAATCCATAACGACACAGCAGCTGTGATCACACATATCAAATACCTTTTCTGCACAGAAGATGAAAATTCTGCTAAAATTAACCGCAATTTAGAGCTGACTGTAGCTGAGACGGGGTGTAATAAATCACTAGAAGAGCGATGCTGCATTTGAAAATAGGACTAAAATAGGACAGAGAAGCCATAATGagctgttttgggtttgtttttctaaataccatagaaaaattatttttggagcaAGAATTTCCTTACTTTTGAGATATTCTATTATTTCCTCTACAATGTGAACAATTACAAATCCTTGGCAGTTTCACCTCCAAGAGTAGGCTGTTAGTCTCAGGGAATTCAAATAATACTTTACATACTTCTGTGGAAAATAAGAAGGATTACTGCCTGCAGCCATATGATAAGACCTTCCATCCGCTCTTGTTTCTCAGGGCTTGTCCTCAGGCATTTCGGAGAGTGCGGAAGGGGGGTTGTTGGCTCAGTAGTCAAGCAGTCCATGTGACTGTAGGAAAGACTTATGATGAGGTTAGTGTTTAagaaatagaaatgcatttttcttctctagaGTCTTCTCCTGAACCACTTGAGAAACCCCAGTGTGTTTAGACACCTCTCAGGAGATGCTGGAGGGATGTTTCCACTCGTTGCCAGTGGGGACACTGAGTTTTGGACCACAGACATCTGTGGCAGATCATGTCCCCTGAACTAACACTTTGAAAGTATCTGGGCTCTCTGCTTGCTGGGTCTCTAAAAAGGACTTTGCTCTGTCCCCAGTAATGATCGGGTTATTTTCTTTCCCGCAGGAGTGCGAGACCTTTGAGAAGTGCTGCCCCAATGTCTGTGGAACGAAGAGTTGCGTGGCGGCTCGGTACATGGAcgtcaaggggaaaaaagggccgGTGGGAATGCCCAAAGAGGCAACCTGTGACCGTTTCATGTGCATCCAGCAAGGCTCAGAGTGCGACATCTGGGACGGGCAACCTGTCTGCAAGTGCAAGGACAGATGTGAGAAGGAACCGAGCTTCACCTGTGCCTCCGACGGGCTCACCTACTACAACAAATGCTACATGGATGCAGAAGCTTGCATCAAAGGCATTACACTGAATGTGGTCACCTGTAGGTACCATCTCACCTGGCCGAACACAAGCCCTATCCCACCAGAAACAACAGCTCGCCCTACTACTGCCTATTCCGAGACAACCGTCATTGATATCTTGCCGCCTGCTCTAGTGAACAACCCCGTCCATCAGTCTGTCTACGTGGGAGAGACCGTCAGCTTCCTCTGTGATGTTACAGGGAGACCCAAGCCAGAAATCACGTGGGAGAAGCAGGTCGATGGGAAAGACAAAGTCATTATGAAGCCAAATCACGTCAGAGGGAACGTTGTGGTCACCAACATCGCCCAACTGGTCATCTACAACACCCAGCTCCAAGATGCAGGCATCTATACCTGCACTGCCAAAAACAGCGGTGGCCTTCTCAGGGCTGATTTCCCTTTGTCAGTCATCAAAGGAGAACCCACATCCAAAGAAgcttcccaaaacaaaacacattttccaacCGATGAGTGCCTGAAGCAACCAGACAGCGAAGACTGTGGGGAAGAGCAGACCAGGTGGTACTatgatgcaaagaaaaacaactgctttACTTTCATCTATGGGAACTGTAACAGCAACCTCAACCACTTTGAGACCTATGAGAACTGTATGTTAACGTGCATGAACGGCCCAATCAACATTTGCAATCTGCCAGCCCTCCAAGGTCACTGCAAGGCCTATGAGCCCAGATGGGCCTATAACAGCTTGACAAAGCAGTGCCAGTCCTTCATTTATGGTGGGTGTGGAGGCAACGAGAACAACTTTGAGAGCCGGGAGGCCTGCGAAGAGATGTGCCCTTTCCCAAAGAACACGCACTGCAAAGCTTGCAAACCCCGCCAGAAGCTGGTGACAAGCTTCTGCAAAAGCGACTTTGTTATCCTGGGCCGCATAACAGAGCTGACCGAAGACCAAGACTCAGGACATGCCCTGGTGACAGTGGAGGAGATtctcaaagatgaaaaaatgggattaaaattCCTGGGGAAGGAACCACTAGAAATCACGCTTTTGAACATGGACTGGAGCTGCCCATGTCCCAACATGACCACAGTGGATGGCCAGCTCATCATCATGGGAGATGTCCACAACGGCATGGCTGTCCTACAGCCAGACAGCTTTGTGGGGACCTCCAGCATCCGGCGGGTGCGGAAACTCCGTGAAGTCATCCACAAGAAAACCTGTGAGCTTTTGAAAGAGTTCCTAGGATTGCATTAACCTCCTTCACACGTGTCAGCCTTCCAGGCCCATGTGTTACGTAGGGCTAACAAGCGCTAGGCTAGTGCACAAACTAAACAAGCTGTTTGAAGATAC contains these protein-coding regions:
- the WFIKKN2 gene encoding WAP, Kazal, immunoglobulin, Kunitz and NTR domain-containing protein 2 → MDVKGKKGPVGMPKEATCDRFMCIQQGSECDIWDGQPVCKCKDRCEKEPSFTCASDGLTYYNKCYMDAEACIKGITLNVVTCRYHLTWPNTSPIPPETTARPTTAYSETTVIDILPPALVNNPVHQSVYVGETVSFLCDVTGRPKPEITWEKQVDGKDKVIMKPNHVRGNVVVTNIAQLVIYNTQLQDAGIYTCTAKNSGGLLRADFPLSVIKGEPTSKEASQNKTHFPTDECLKQPDSEDCGEEQTRWYYDAKKNNCFTFIYGNCNSNLNHFETYENCMLTCMNGPINICNLPALQGHCKAYEPRWAYNSLTKQCQSFIYGGCGGNENNFESREACEEMCPFPKNTHCKACKPRQKLVTSFCKSDFVILGRITELTEDQDSGHALVTVEEILKDEKMGLKFLGKEPLEITLLNMDWSCPCPNMTTVDGQLIIMGDVHNGMAVLQPDSFVGTSSIRRVRKLREVIHKKTCELLKEFLGLH